From Equus asinus isolate D_3611 breed Donkey chromosome 14, EquAss-T2T_v2, whole genome shotgun sequence, one genomic window encodes:
- the CHST12 gene encoding carbohydrate sulfotransferase 12 isoform X3: MAKARLFRLWLVLGSVFMILLIIVYWDNVGTAHFYLHTSFSRPHPLEGLPTAGQREEKELPADMDEFLEKLLSGGAKQNVLSGKKMEQPSLLASGRPVLSNVEERIRGYDWSTHGAQQSPDLDRRQAERRSVLRELCANASFVFPTKERSFDDIPNYELNHLIVDDRHGVIYCYVPKVACTNWKRVMIVLSESLLDQGAPYRDPLDIPREYVHNSSTHLTFNKFWRRYGRFSRHLMKIKLKKYTKFLFVRDPFVRLISAFRSKFELENEEFYRKFAVPMLKMYSNHTSLPASVSEAFSAGLKVSFANFIQYLLDPHTEKLAPFNEHWRQVHRLCHPCQIDYDFVGKLETLDQDAAQLLRLLKVDKLLHFPPSYRNRTASSWEDDWFAKIPLAWRQQLYKLYEADFVLFGYPKPENLLRD, from the coding sequence ATGGCCAAGGCCCGGCTCTTCCGCCTGTGGCTGGTCCTGGGCTCTGTGTTCATGATCCTCCTGATCATCGTGTACTGGGACAACGTGGGCACGGCCCACTTCTACCTGCACACTTCCTTCTCCAGGCCGCACCCCCTGGAGGGCCTGCCCACCGCCGGGCAGCGGGAAGAGAAGGAGCTCCCGGCCGACATGGACGAGTTTTTGGAGAAGCTGCTCAGTGGCGGCGCGAAGCAGAACGTCCTTTCCGGGAAAAAGATGGAGCAGCCCTCCCTGCTGGCCTCCGGCAGGCCCGTGCTGAGCAACGTGGAGGAGAGGATAAGGGGCTACGACTGGTCCACGCACGGCGCGCAGCAGAGCCCAGACCTGGACCGCCGGCAGGCCGAGAGGAGGAGCGTGCTGCGAGAGCTCTGCGCCAACGCGAGCTTCGTGTTCCCCACCAAGGAGCGCTCCTTCGACGACATCCCCAACTACGAGCTGAACCACCTCATCGTGGACGACCGCCACGGCGTCATCTACTGCTACGTGCCCAAGGTGGCCTGCACCAACTGGAAGCGCGTGATGATCGTGCTGAGCGAGAGCCTCTTGGACCAGGGCGCGCCCTACCGCGACCCCCTGGACATCCCCCGGGAGTACGTCCACAACTCCAGCACCCACCTCACCTTCAACAAATTCTGGCGTCGCTACGGGCGGTTCTCGCGCCACCTGATGAAGATCAAGCTGAAGAAGTACACCAAGTTCCTGTTCGTGCGGGACCCCTTCGTCCGCCTCATCTCCGCCTTCCGAAGCAAGTTCGAGCTGGAGAACGAGGAATTCTACCGCAAGTTTGCCGTCCCCATGCTCAAGATGTACTCCAACCACACCAGCCTGCCCGCGTCGGTCAGCGAGGCCTTCAGCGCCGGCCTCAAGGTGTCCTTCGCCAACTTTATCCAGTACCTTCTGGACCCGCACACCGAGAAGCTGGCGCCCTTCAACGAGCACTGGCGGCAGGTGCACCGGCTCTGCCACCCCTGCCAGATAGACTACGACTTTGTGGGCAAGCTGGAGACGCTGGACCAGGACGCGGCCCAGCTCCTCCGGCTCCTCAAGGTGGACAAGCTTCTCCACTTCCCGCCCAGTTACCGCAACAGGACTGCCAGCAGCTGGGAGGACGACTGGTTCGCCAAGATCCCCCTGGCCTGGAGGCAGCAGCTTTACAAACTCTATGAAGCCGATTTTGTTCTCTTTGGCTACCCCAAGCCCGAAAACCTGCTTCGAGACTGA
- the CHST12 gene encoding carbohydrate sulfotransferase 12 isoform X1: protein MSPGPREHSARSLHEAEVRGASCRGPTSTARMAKARLFRLWLVLGSVFMILLIIVYWDNVGTAHFYLHTSFSRPHPLEGLPTAGQREEKELPADMDEFLEKLLSGGAKQNVLSGKKMEQPSLLASGRPVLSNVEERIRGYDWSTHGAQQSPDLDRRQAERRSVLRELCANASFVFPTKERSFDDIPNYELNHLIVDDRHGVIYCYVPKVACTNWKRVMIVLSESLLDQGAPYRDPLDIPREYVHNSSTHLTFNKFWRRYGRFSRHLMKIKLKKYTKFLFVRDPFVRLISAFRSKFELENEEFYRKFAVPMLKMYSNHTSLPASVSEAFSAGLKVSFANFIQYLLDPHTEKLAPFNEHWRQVHRLCHPCQIDYDFVGKLETLDQDAAQLLRLLKVDKLLHFPPSYRNRTASSWEDDWFAKIPLAWRQQLYKLYEADFVLFGYPKPENLLRD, encoded by the coding sequence GTCCCCGAGAGCACAGCGCCCGGTCTCTACATGAAGCTGAAGTGAGAGGAGCCAGCTGCCGGGGCCCCACGTCCACGGCCAGGATGGCCAAGGCCCGGCTCTTCCGCCTGTGGCTGGTCCTGGGCTCTGTGTTCATGATCCTCCTGATCATCGTGTACTGGGACAACGTGGGCACGGCCCACTTCTACCTGCACACTTCCTTCTCCAGGCCGCACCCCCTGGAGGGCCTGCCCACCGCCGGGCAGCGGGAAGAGAAGGAGCTCCCGGCCGACATGGACGAGTTTTTGGAGAAGCTGCTCAGTGGCGGCGCGAAGCAGAACGTCCTTTCCGGGAAAAAGATGGAGCAGCCCTCCCTGCTGGCCTCCGGCAGGCCCGTGCTGAGCAACGTGGAGGAGAGGATAAGGGGCTACGACTGGTCCACGCACGGCGCGCAGCAGAGCCCAGACCTGGACCGCCGGCAGGCCGAGAGGAGGAGCGTGCTGCGAGAGCTCTGCGCCAACGCGAGCTTCGTGTTCCCCACCAAGGAGCGCTCCTTCGACGACATCCCCAACTACGAGCTGAACCACCTCATCGTGGACGACCGCCACGGCGTCATCTACTGCTACGTGCCCAAGGTGGCCTGCACCAACTGGAAGCGCGTGATGATCGTGCTGAGCGAGAGCCTCTTGGACCAGGGCGCGCCCTACCGCGACCCCCTGGACATCCCCCGGGAGTACGTCCACAACTCCAGCACCCACCTCACCTTCAACAAATTCTGGCGTCGCTACGGGCGGTTCTCGCGCCACCTGATGAAGATCAAGCTGAAGAAGTACACCAAGTTCCTGTTCGTGCGGGACCCCTTCGTCCGCCTCATCTCCGCCTTCCGAAGCAAGTTCGAGCTGGAGAACGAGGAATTCTACCGCAAGTTTGCCGTCCCCATGCTCAAGATGTACTCCAACCACACCAGCCTGCCCGCGTCGGTCAGCGAGGCCTTCAGCGCCGGCCTCAAGGTGTCCTTCGCCAACTTTATCCAGTACCTTCTGGACCCGCACACCGAGAAGCTGGCGCCCTTCAACGAGCACTGGCGGCAGGTGCACCGGCTCTGCCACCCCTGCCAGATAGACTACGACTTTGTGGGCAAGCTGGAGACGCTGGACCAGGACGCGGCCCAGCTCCTCCGGCTCCTCAAGGTGGACAAGCTTCTCCACTTCCCGCCCAGTTACCGCAACAGGACTGCCAGCAGCTGGGAGGACGACTGGTTCGCCAAGATCCCCCTGGCCTGGAGGCAGCAGCTTTACAAACTCTATGAAGCCGATTTTGTTCTCTTTGGCTACCCCAAGCCCGAAAACCTGCTTCGAGACTGA